In Acidobacteriota bacterium, the genomic window TAAGGCTCGGCTCGGAGGTGCATCTGCTCCGCCCCCGGCTTGACCCGAAATCGGTAATTCCATTACTCTTTGTTGGCATAGTCTCAGCTCAAGCCTAAGGGTGTAAGGGGAGACGTCGGATGGCAACAATCCAAAGGCGACAGACGGTGGCGGTCCGGGTAGGTTCGGTCATGGTGGGATCCGGATACCCGGTGGCGGTGCAGTCCATGACCAACACCGACACCGCCGATGCAGTCGGAACAGCCAGCCAGGTGGCTGCGCTGGCCCTTTCGGGCTCGGAACTGGTTCGGATCACGGTAAACAACGACCAGGCAGCCAGGGCGGTCCCCGAGATCGCGGCTCGCCTGCGCGACCTGGGAATCGAAGCCCCTCTGGTGGGCGACTTTCACTACAACGGGCATCTTCTGCTCAGCCGCTATTCCGATTGCGCCCGCACTCTGGCCAAGTACCGCATCAACCCCGGCAACGTCGGCGCCGGCAGGCACCGGGACGAGAACTTCCGGCGCATGATCGAAGTGGCCAACCAGAACGCCAAGCCGGTCAGGATCGGAGTGAACTGGGGGTCCCTGGATCAGGCGCTGCTAGCCCGACTGATGGACGAAAACGCGGCTTCTTCCCAACCGAAGGACTCCGCTGAGGTAACGCGGGACGCCATCGTCAGGAGCGGTCTGGACTCGGCCCGGCTGGCGGAAGAGTATGGGATGCCCCACGACCGCATCATCCTGAGCGCCAAGGTCTCGGGAGTACAGGACCTCATCCGTGTCTACCGGGACCTGGCAGGCCGTTGCGACTATCCCCTGCACCTGGGACTGACCGAGGCGGGCATGGGGGCCAAGGGAATCGTTGCCAGCACGGCGGCCCTGGCCGTGCTGCTTCAAGAAGGGATCGGAGATACCATTCGGGTTTCCCTGACCCCTGCCCCGGGGGGAGACCGCACCGAAGAAGTCCAGGTTTGCCAGCAAATTCTCCAGTCCATGGGAATTCGCAGCTTTCTGCCGCAAGTGACCGCCTGCCCGGGATGCGGCCGCACCACCAGTACGTTTTTTCAGGAAATGGCCGAGGAGATCCAGAGCTACCTGAAAGAACACATGCCAATCTGGAAGGATCGCTATGAAGGTGTCGAAGACCTGAAGGTTGCGGTCATGGGCTGCATCGTCAACGGCCCCGGGGAATCCAAGCATGCCCATATTGGAATATCCCTTCCCGGAACAGGAGAAGACCCCAAGGCTCCCGTGTTTGTCGACGGCCAACTCAAGACCACCTTGCGGGGACCGGGACTGGTGGCCGAGTTTCTGAAACTGATCGATGAATACGTGGGCTCGCACTACTCCAGGAAAGACGCCACGCTTCCGGTAGGCCAAGAACCCTGACACTAGCCCACATGGTTTCCCGGGGCGCCGCCTGGTGGCGATACAGCTCATTCTCTTTTCTTGGTGGCCCTTGGACGTTCTTCGTGGCCCTTCCTGGATCTCTTTTTCCCTTCGTTCAGATTCCTGGATTGAGAACCAATTCTTACTCCAATTGGTGAGATATGCGGGCGAGTTCCCCAATCTCGGCACCGGTCCTGCTGGCGGCTTGGGTGCTCGCCTTTCCGGGATCGACCCCACTGCTTTCCTCCGACCTGAGGAATCCTTCCGAAGTCATTCCCGGCGGCGAGACCCTGGTCTACGAGGTCCGTTGGGATCCCCCGGACTGGTTGTTCTTCATCCCCACCATCAGCGCCGGCGAGATGACTCTCAAATTCGAGAAGGGAGTCGACGACGGGGGCAGGCCGATTTTCAGGATTACGGCCGATGCGGTCTCTGCCGGAGTGCTGCCCAGGCTGACGGGCATCACCGTCAAGGACCACTTCGAGTCGCTGGTGGCGGCCGAGGGGTTCTGCTCCAATCGGTTCACAAAGATCACACGGGAAGGCAGGCGGCACCGGGACGTGGTGCTGACCTTCGACCAGGAGTCCCATCGGGGCCGCTACCTGGCCTACGACGCTGCCCAAAAGCCACCCAGGGAGCTGAAGAACGAGGAACTGGAAGACCTTCCTCCCTGCGTCCAGGATTTCCTGTCGGCCATTTACCGCACTCGATTGCGTGGGCTCCGGGTGGGGGAGAACTATCCCCTGCACGTGAGCGACAACGGGGTCGTCAAGGAAGTCGATATCCGGGCAGTGAGACGGGAACAGGTGGAGGCCATTGCGGGAACCTGGTCCGCCATCAGAATCGACACCGTTTCGGTGGGAGGGCTCTTCAAGGGGGGAGGAAGCTTCGTGCTCTGGTTCAGCGATGACGGAGCCAGCATTCCCGTCAAGTACGAAGCCCAGGTCAAGTTCGGAAAGCTCTTCGGCACCATCAAGCACATGGAGGGCGCCTCGGCCAAGCGGTTGGATCCGCCGGCCGCCAAAGTTCGGGCGCCAACCGGCACCCTATACCAGCTCCTCGATGGGAGTTCCGGTCTCGTCGTTGATGGAGTTGGCAATCTTGAGCGGACGGCCGATGGGATGCATGTACTCCTTGGTCCAATCGATGCCGAACGCCTTGTATATGGTCGCCAGCAGATCCCCCACGGTCACCATCCGATCGGCCACATAGGCGCCGCGCTCGTCGCTCGACCCGATTACCTGGCCGCCCCGGATTCCGCCGCCGCCCAACACAACCGAAAAGCAATGGCACCAGTGATCTCGGCCGCCGCCGACATTGAGGTCATGGGTCCGGCCGAACTCCCCCGTCACCACCACCACCGTTGACTCCAGCAGACCCCTCTGCTCAAGGTCTTCCAGCAGCGCCGACAGCGTCCGGTCCACCACCGGCACCAGGTAGTCCCGGTGTTGGTAGTCGTTGCCGAAATGCGTGTCCCAATCGCGACCCGTCTCAGGCCGGTTCAGGTCCAGAGCCGTCACGAAGCGGCTGCCCGCTTCAACCATTCGCCGCGCGATCAGCACGCTTTGGCCAAAGGTATTGCGCCCGTAGGCATCCCGGGTCGCCTCCGACTCCTTGGAGAGATCGAATGCCTCGCGGACCGCCGGTGACAGGATCATGTTCCAGGCCTGGGCCCGAAAGGCATCCATGCTGGCATGCTCGGCGCTTTCCACCTTTCGGCGGTAGAGCTGGTCCACAACCCCCAGGAAGGTGCGCCGCGACTCCATGCGCTCCACCGTGAGCCAGTCCGGCAAGCTCAGGTCGGGAACCTCGAACCCCTTGTCGTTGGGATCGGGGATCTCCAGCGGTTCATACCGGGCTCCCAGAAAGTGGGCCTTGTAATAGTTCCGGTAACCGGGATGGATCTTGGGGACGATGATGTTGGCCGGCACGTCTCTGCGCGGTCCCATCTCCTTGGTGATGATGGAGCTGAAGGCCGGAAATTTCATGGACGGGTTGGGCCGATGCCCGGTCATGACATAGTGGTGACCCATGCCATGGTTGTTCTCCTCGGTATGCATGGAGCGAATGACCGCCAACTTGTCCATGTGCTTGGCCGAACGCGGAAGAAGTTCCGAGATCTGAATGCCCGGCACGTTGGTCGAGATGGGCTTGAAGGAGCTGTTGGCCTTGGGATCCCACATGTCGATGTGGCTGGGACCTCCGTTGAGCCAGAGCAGAATACAGGCCTGAGCCTTGCCGGGCAGCGCCGTGTCGCTCGAGGTCATGAGTGGAGCCGCCTGCAGGTAACGGCTCAGGTTCATTCCCATGAAGCTCAAGGCTCCCACCCGAAGCATGGAACGGCGGCTGAGATCGGCTCCATCGACTATCCAACGACTTGACTTTTTCATGGAACTGCCTCGCTAGCTAGGACCGGTAGCGGCCCCTCAGTGGTTTTCCGCAAACTCCCGGGAGGTGATCAGAGCCCACAGCAGGTCTTCCAGGGCCTCCCCGCGTTGAGGATGGGAGCGAACCAGCGCGGTCAGCCGGTCCGACTCCTCGTCCGCGGGAAAGCGGGAGAGGGTGGCCAGATAGATTTCGTCAATGGCCTCCCGGTCAGAAGCCCCACGGCTGAGCAATGTCTCCAGTCGCCCTCCCGGCCGTCCAAGCTTCCGGTTGTAGGTCGAGCCGACCAGGATGTGCAGCGCCTGGCTGAGATTGGCCTTGTTGTCTCGTCCTCCCACCGAATCCCGCTGAGGCCGGCCATAGATGTCCAGGAAGCGGGACCGGTAGCTGGCGGGAAACTTCAGATTGATGGCCCGTGTTCTCGGGGGCGCCGTTTCGTAGGCGTAGATTTCTCCGCCAGGAGGCACGAAATCCTCGGGAACGCCGGTCGCGGTCGAAATGGCGTCCAGCAGCACTTCGGCTTCCAGGGCTCGGGGCAGCGCGTGGGAGTAGTTGATGCGGTCCTCTCGATTCCCCGGATTGGCCCGGCTGGAGAGCTGATAGGTCCTGGAGAGGACGATGCGCCGGATCAGGTGCTTGAGATCGTAGCCGTGGTCCCGAAAATCCTGGGCCAGCCGTCGCAGCAGGCGAGGATGGGTAGCCGGATTCCCCAAGCGGAAATCGTCCACCGGCTCCACCAACCCTCTTCCGAAGAAATGGCCCCAGTAACGATTGACCGTGGCCCTGGCAAAGTCCGGATGGTCGGTCATCCAGCGAGCCAACTCCAGGCGCTGATCGGTTCTGGAAGCAGGCGCCAGGACCGTCCCGTCCAGGAAGGCGGGTTCCACCCGCGTCTTGCGTCGGGGATGGGTGACCTGCTTGAAGACCAGCGAGGTCTCTCCCATTTCTCCGTAGTCCTGTTCGTGCCCTGCCGGATCGTCAAAGACGACCTGGTTCGATCCGCTCCCGACGTTGGTGGCTCGACCGAAGAAGGCGGCCAGGCCCCAGAACTGGTTTTGGGTCCACAGGTCGTAGGGATGGTTGTGGCACTGGGCGCAATCCATGCGACGCCCGAAGAAGACCCGGAACTGCTCGGCCACCACCGTTTCCACGCTGGCGCCGGCCCGAATGAGGTGTTTGGAGGCCCCATCGGATCCCTGGGCGGCGATCCTCTCCTGGGCGACCAGGTCGTAGGGCTTGTTGGAGGCCAGGCTCTGACGTATCCACTCCCAGTAGTCGTAGGCGGAAAGCCGGACCCGGAAGAGATCCGACCAGCGAAAGGTCCAATAGTCGACATATTCGGCGGAATCGAGCAGGACTTCCACCAGCTTCTCCCGCTTTTGGGGGTCCCGGCTGGCCAGAAACTCCCGCACCCGCGCGGGAGGAGGCAGCGTTCCCGTCACATCCAGGCAGACCCGACGCAAGAATTCGGCATCGTCAGCCGGCGGGGAGGGAAGGATGTGGAAGCGCTCCAGCTTGTCGAAGACTTCCTCGTCTACGAGATTGCCCCGCGCGACCCGAGGGAAACGGTCCAGTGTCCGGCGGATCACGCCGAAGCGTGCATGGCCCACCTTGCCTGCCGCCCGAACCAGGACCACGGCTTCACCGACGCGCCTACCCTGCACCCGGCCGCCGGAACTCACCTCCAACACCTCTCGATCCAGAGATTCAAAGCGAACCTGCTCGGTAAGGTCTTGGCTGCGGCCGTCGGAAAAATAAGCCGTGACCAGCATCTGGTAGCGGCCGTCCTCAAGCACCACCGCCTCTTCCGGAAATACCTCCAGTCTCCGGATAACCGGATCCGTCCCGCCGGCCCGGCCGTAGGGAGCACCGGCTCGAATCCAGCTCAGAATGGTCCGGTAGTCCGTGGATCCCTCTTCAAACCGCATTCCGCCGCCATGGGGTTGCCCCATAGTCGGTTTCAGCAGGAGGAGGCTGTTCTCGGGTGATGTGCGGTCGATGCGGGGATTTCGAGGGCCTCGGGGCTGGTCGGTGAGCACCTGGTAGCCGCCGCCTTGGACAATCCAGTCGTAATCTTCGAGGGGATGCATGGCATTGGAGGAGAGTCGAAACCCGCCTCGGCCCTTCACGCCCCCGTGACAACTGCTGCCATTGCAACCCTGCCTGGTCAGTATTCGGGTGATGTCGGTGACAAAGCTGACCGGGTCCGTCCTCCCGGATTGGCTGGTCCGGACCGCGGCCAGGGCGCTCCGGCCGCCCAGCGACGCCCTGAGTGTGGCCTCGCCATCGGAAATCGAAACCAGCTTGCCTTCCGGACCCAGGCTGGCGACCTCGGGGTGAGAAATCGAGAGGCTTGCCTGCGCCGTGACCTCCCGCTCCAGGCCGTCAGAGCCCGTCGCCAGCACCAGAACGCGCTGACCGGCTCCGTCTCCCTCGAGCACCACCTGCTCCGGCACCAGCCGCATGGAAACGATCCCGGATGAGGCCTGTCGGTCCCCGGCCAAGGCGCGGACCGGACCGAGAACTCCAAGCAGACCGACAGCCAGGCAGAGAGAGCCGGTAATGAGACTCGCCCCCAACGGCCCATTGCGCCTGGCTGACACCGCGATCATGGCCATCGCCTATTCACCCGTCTCTAGTTGACTGACCGTCTTGGGGACAACGGGATTGACCACCGTCAGGAAGAGATCCTTCACCGGGAAGGGTGGACTTGGCCGCCCTTCCGCCACCACCCGGGCAGCCAATCTCACCGGATGAGGCTGCAAGGGAGCCGGAGCGTCCCCTTCCACCAACAGCGTCAAGGACACCTCCTGCTTCCGCGGGAAAAACCGGTCCCGGTGGACTTCGTTCCGCGGCCCCTTGGCCTTGCCCGATTTATCCTCCGGGACGACTGTCGGGAGCACTTGAATTCCCGGGGGCAGATTCTCCAAGTGCAGCGTCACCATCTGGTCCAAACCCTCTTCCCTCTCCAGGGTCAGCTTCAGGGTCCTGGCTTCACCCGGGACCAGGTTGATGTGCTCTCCGCCGGCCAGGGTTACGACCCCGATGTGAGGCACCTGCGGCCGAACCAGCACCCGGTAGGTGAATCCGTCCCCTCCTCGGCGGGAGGTCAGGTCCCTGAGCCGCAAAATGTAGTCGCCCCCTTCCTCAAAGGTATAGATAATCTTGGACTGGAGAAACTTCTGCCAGTAGGCGGAATTGTTCTCCACGTTTCGATAGATGTTGGAACTGACGGTTTGACCGGAAGCATCCAGCACTTCCAGCCAGGGGCTGAGCTCCGGAAACATCCGGTCCACCGTCTGGATCTCGAAGGCCACTCTCTGCCCTGCCTCCACTGCAAAACGGAAGTGGTCCAGGTCCCCGGGGGCATCGATTCTGCCTTCGAGAATGACGGGAAGGGAAATGGCCGAAGCCGACTCCGGTGTCTCATCGGGCTCGGATTCCACCAGGGAAGGATACTCGACCAGAGGTCTACCCTGACCGCCGCGGCCGACATCGGACTGGGCCGGTTCTTTGGCTCCCTCTCCCGCCGGAGCCGCACCGGCATTATGGTCGGTGTCGCCGAGGCCGCGGGCCAGCAGTTGTTGCCGCCGGATTGGATTGATCTCCCGTCCAAAGCCTCTCTCCCGCCAGTCGAGAAGGGAGACGTCACGGGCTGCACGGTAACGGGTCCATCGGTCCTGACCTTGTCGCATGGATGCGCCGACCGGGGTGATCCGCAACTGATAGTTGTGCCCGGGACCCCCTTTTTGAGCCAGGCTTCCGACGGCCACCAGGTAGCGGCCCGGTTCGTTGAAGCGGTGCCGCAGCCGGGGCCGCAGGATCCCGCCCTCCAACGGCAGGAGAAAGATGGTGGAATCCACGCGGGTTTCCAGGCGCCGGGCCTTGCCCTGGAACCAACCCTGGGAAGGCTGGTAGAGAATCAGTTCGGGATCGCGGAAGTGAATGGGAGAGCCCGACAGAATTCCGCCGGCAACCAGGACCTCCAACTGCAGCTCCTGGTTCTCAAGCACGTCGAAGGCGTAGAAATCCACCTCCCCGTTGCGGCCGATCCTGCCGTTGAGATTGGCCGGCAGCTCCAGCAACTGGGCGCTTTCGGGACCCTGATGGGGTTCCGGCTGTTCCTGAACGACCTTCCCGTGGCTGACCACCAACGTCACCGGGCCCGACAGCCCCCACTCGGTGAGGAGTCGGAGGGAGTATGCGCCCGGGGCGACATCCTCGGCGATATCGACCTGGAGATACACCTCCTGTCCCGGGGAGTAGGTCTTGCGCGAAAATCTGGCCTTTTCGAGCTTGATCTCCTTGACGGCCTTCACTTTGGCGGTCAAGCGATCGCAATCGAACCAGACGGACCGGATCCCCTCCAGGTCTTCTCCGCGCACCCGGAATTCCAGGGAGGAGCCCGGGGGACCGCCCATGGGGGTCATGGAGAGCAGTTGCGGATTTCTCTTCCGATTCTCCGGGGTGGCCTTGGCCCAAAGCTCCCCGGCGGTCAGCACCAGAACAATGGAGAGCAACCCTGCCACCTGTTTCACGTTGACCTCCCAACCCGAGTCTTCACTCGGGAGAGCTTTTTGCAGAATTCGCAGCGGGGCAGGTCATCTTGCCGGCAAGCCTGAGATTCTGCCTTTTTCAATGTCGGGTGCAACTTGGTCAAAAATGCTGACTAACCACAAAAAGCACATAAGTCACAAGTCCTGTTTTTGTGCCTTTTGTGTCCATTCCCGATAAACGTCCCCCTGCCGAGTTCTGCAAAAGGCTCGGGAATTAAAAGATATTGCCCGACCCTGCACTCCTCCAAACAGCTGAGCTCACCCCGCGAGCGCACCCACGACTACGAATGCAAGGCCTAAGAATGGGATTGGGAAGTAGAAAAGGAACGGGCGGCAGGTGCGGCGGCGAAAAGGCGATCGGCGCACACCCTCACCGGGACAGACCCGACCCTGTGGTCGCCTGAGTCGGGCTAGACCAGCTCGTGAACCGGATGGCCCTGCTTGTCCCCGATGGAATTGGCGATGTAGAGGGGCCGACCGTCCAGACCGGTATAGGTCTTGGTCCAATCCACCCCCAAGGCCTTGTAAACCGTGGCGAAGAGATCACCGATGGTCACCTGGCGCTCGGCCACGTAGGCTGCGCGCTCGTCGCTGGCGCCGACGATCTGGCCGCCCTTGATTCCGCCACCTCCCAACACCATTGACCAGCAATGGGCCCAGTGATCTCGACCGGCTCTGGCGTTGATTTTCGGAGTTCGCCCGAATTCGCCCATGGCCATGACCACCGTCGTCTCCAGCAGACCTCTCTCCTCCAGTTCGGTCAGCAGCATCGAAAGCGCTTGATCGAAACGAGGGGCCAGATTTTCCGACAGCTTCTTGTCGTTGTCGAAATGGATATCCCATTCGCTGTGGTTGAAGCCCTCGGCGGTTACGAAGCGGCATCCTGCCTCCACCAGGCGGCGGGCCAGCAGGACCGACTGTCCAAAGCGCGTCTTGCCGTAGGCTTCCCGCACCCGGTCCGGCTCCGCCGACAGGTCAAAGGCCTTCTTGACGTTGGGCGAGAGGATCATTCTCAGGGCCTGCTCCTGATAAGTGTCCATCTTGCTGAATCGGGCAAACTCCTCCTGCTGCCGGTAATAGTGATCGACCACCTTCAGGAAGGATTGACGGTCCTGAAGCAGCTCGGCGGAGAGAGACTTGGGCAACGTCAGATCGGGTATCTTGAAATCTTCCTTGCTGGGATCGGGAACGATCATGGGGTTGTACTGAGGACCCATGTTCCCCGCCATGTAGGAGTGCCCGTAGGAGAGGGGTGGCGTGACCACGTAGGGCGGGATATTGTTTTGTCCGCCGAGTTCTCGGGAGACGATCGACCCCAGGCTTGGAAAACGGAAGGCCGGACTGGGGCGATGCCCGGTCATCCCATAGTAGGTGCCTTCGGGATGATTCCCCTCCTCGCTGTGCATGGAGCGGATGATGGACAACTTGTCCATATGCCGCGCCACCCGTGGAAGCGTCTCCGAGATCTGAATCCCGGCCACGTTGGTCGAGATGGGTTTGAAATTGCTGTTGGGCTTGGGATCCCACATGTCCATGTGGGGCGGACCGCCGGAAAGCCAGATGAGAATGACCGACTCGGCCTTCTTGCGCGTTCCGGTGGCGGCCAGCGTGTCGGTCAGCCTGAAGTAGTCGCTCAGCGTAACGCCGAGGAACGTCAGTCCGCCCACCCTGAGAAACTGGCGCCGCTCAAAGTTGCCTCCGGTACAGGAAAAACATTCCGGCAGGTTCATCACGATCCCCCAAAGCTGCTGCTTGAAAAGGGATTACGGCTGAAATGCCCTAACCCCCCGTTTCTAATGGAGCTTACCAATCCCCGATTATCAGTGATTGTGCGAAAATTGTCGAGAACTAATTAGACCCCAGGTCAGGCTCTCGAGGGCTTCTCTTCGAGGGCGCTCGGAGATCATTTCTTCCAACCGCGCTCGCTCCTCGGCCGTGGGAAACCGTGACAGGGCAGCCAGATAGAGCTCGTCGACGATCTCTCCGTCTCCGACCCCGCTCCGGATCAGCCGATCCAGCCGCCCGCCCTCTCGCGCCAGCTTTTCGGTAAAGGTCTTTCCCGTCAACATGTGCAAGGCCTGGGCCAGGGCGGGCTCGGGCTTGCCTTCGGGCAGCGTCTTGCGCTCATTGCGTTCAAAGACGTCCATGAACTGAGAGGGCATGCTCGGCATCAGAGCGATGGCCCGAGTGCCCGCGGCAAAGCCCCGATCACCGCTGGCGAACTTCTCGGGAACCTCGGTGACCTGCGAGATGGCATCCAGCAAGACCGCCGCCGGCAGCGGTTTCGGCAGCGCATGCGAGAAGTTCAGGCGATCGCCCCGGTTGGTCTCGTTGGGGATCCCCGACAACTGGTAGGTCCTGGACTGGACGATCACCCGCATCAGGTGTTTCACGTCATGACCGTTGACCCGGAAATCCTCGGCCAGGGCCTTGAGCAACTCCGGGTGGGTGGGCGGATTGGTGGAGCGGAAGTCGTCGACAGGATCGACGATGCCCTTGCCCAGGAACCAGTCCCAGACGCGGTTGACAAAGGCTTCGGCGAAGTAGGGGTGGGACACGATCCACTGAGCCAGTTTCATGCGCAGATCGGTTCGCTCGCCTTCCGGCAATTCCCGCCCGTCCAGAAAGCGCGGTTGGACCACCTTCTTGGTCCTCGGATGAACCACCTGATCCTTGAGGGCGGGGTCGTCCACCAGCAGGGAGTCGTCCATGGCGGAATCCCGCACATCCACCATCCTGCCGTAAAAGGCGGCCATCCCCCAAAACTGATCCTGGCTCCAGGCTTCAAAGGGATGGTTGTGGCAGCGGGCGCAGTCCAGCCGCCGGGCCAGGTAGATCCTCACCTGCTCGGCAATCATTTCCGCCGGGGGAATGATGAACCGCAACTGGTAGAAAAAGCGGGAAGGACCGTCGTAACCCTGGGCCGCAATCCTGTCCACCGCCAGTTGGTCGTAGGGTTTGTTGATGGCGATGCTCTGTCTCAACCATTCCCCGTAGAGCTGGGTGTCCTTGCCCAACTGGGTGGCGCCGCCGTACCAGCGGAAGATCTCCCCGTACCGAAAGAAGAGAAACTCCTCGAACTCGGGCGAATTCAGAAGGATCTCGATGATCCGGTTACGCTTGTCGGGATCCTTGGAAGCCAGGAATTCGCGGACCCGGTTGGGCGGCGGCAAGGTCCCGGTCAAGTCCAGGCAGACCCGCCGGAGAAACTCGGCATCGCTGGAGAGCTCCGAGGGAACGATGTTGAATTTCTTCAGCTTGGCGAAGACATGCCGGTCGATAAAGTTGTTTTCCGGCACCTCGGGATAGCTGGGCAGCGGATCGGCGATCACGCCGAAACGGACGGCGGCGGCCCGGCCCGGCGCTCGAACCATGACGCTGGTCTCTCCGGTCTTGTGGGCCTTGACCAAGCCCCCTTCGTCGACGTCAACCACCGATCGGTTGATGGACTCGTAGACGACCTGCCGGGTGACATCCTCCCGCCGGCCGTCGCTGAGGTGGGCCGTGACCAGAATCTGCTGCTTGCCGTCCAGGTCCAGCACGCTTTCCCGGGGATAGACCTCCAGGCTCTCGATCTGGATGTTCTCCGACTCACCCTCCTCGCCGTAGGGAGCCCCCGATTGAATCCACTGGAGGATCCTGGCGTACTGGGGGGAGTCGGAGCCGAATCGGAGCCCGCCTCCGTGGGGTACCTGGAGAGTGGCCTTCTGCAGAATCAGACTCTTTTCCGGATCCTTCAGATTCACCCGCGGATGGGGAGGTTCCTCCATTTCAGCGGTGAGGACTTCGAACTTCCCCCCCTCCACGATCCACTTGTAGTCGTCGCGGGGATAGGTGGCATTGGTGGAGAGCTTGAAACCGCCCTGTCCGGGAACGGCGCCGTGGCAAGTGGTGTTGTTGCAGCCCTGTTGGGTCAACAGCGACCCGATATCGCGAGGAAAGCTGAAGGGGCGCTTCTCCTGGGAACCTCGAATGGCGATGGAGGCCGTAGCCTCTCGTCCCGCCACTTTGGCCGTGAGAACCAGGTCGCCGTCCGCAAGAGGCTGGATGCGGCTGTGGGAGGCGAACCGGATCAAGCCGGACTTGGAACCGGACAACTCGGCCTGCGCGGTGAGGTCGCGTTCCAGGCCGTCCGAGAACTTCCCCATCACCAGAAACTGCTGAGAGGCATCCGCCCCCTGCAGTCGGACCTCGGAGGGCACCAGGCGGATTGACGACGGTTGGGGCGACGCTCCCCGGTCCGATCCCTCAACCTCTGCAGCCTGGGCCAAGGCGGCCAGGAAACAAACCGCCCCGAGGACCAATACCGCAGTGAGAGCGGCCGGTGTTCGGCAACTGGCAACGGTCTTCCTGCAGGATTTCGTTTCCATGCGCGTTATTTTTTACCTCCGGCTT contains:
- a CDS encoding DUF1553 domain-containing protein translates to METKSCRKTVASCRTPAALTAVLVLGAVCFLAALAQAAEVEGSDRGASPQPSSIRLVPSEVRLQGADASQQFLVMGKFSDGLERDLTAQAELSGSKSGLIRFASHSRIQPLADGDLVLTAKVAGREATASIAIRGSQEKRPFSFPRDIGSLLTQQGCNNTTCHGAVPGQGGFKLSTNATYPRDDYKWIVEGGKFEVLTAEMEEPPHPRVNLKDPEKSLILQKATLQVPHGGGLRFGSDSPQYARILQWIQSGAPYGEEGESENIQIESLEVYPRESVLDLDGKQQILVTAHLSDGRREDVTRQVVYESINRSVVDVDEGGLVKAHKTGETSVMVRAPGRAAAVRFGVIADPLPSYPEVPENNFIDRHVFAKLKKFNIVPSELSSDAEFLRRVCLDLTGTLPPPNRVREFLASKDPDKRNRIIEILLNSPEFEEFLFFRYGEIFRWYGGATQLGKDTQLYGEWLRQSIAINKPYDQLAVDRIAAQGYDGPSRFFYQLRFIIPPAEMIAEQVRIYLARRLDCARCHNHPFEAWSQDQFWGMAAFYGRMVDVRDSAMDDSLLVDDPALKDQVVHPRTKKVVQPRFLDGRELPEGERTDLRMKLAQWIVSHPYFAEAFVNRVWDWFLGKGIVDPVDDFRSTNPPTHPELLKALAEDFRVNGHDVKHLMRVIVQSRTYQLSGIPNETNRGDRLNFSHALPKPLPAAVLLDAISQVTEVPEKFASGDRGFAAGTRAIALMPSMPSQFMDVFERNERKTLPEGKPEPALAQALHMLTGKTFTEKLAREGGRLDRLIRSGVGDGEIVDELYLAALSRFPTAEERARLEEMISERPRREALESLTWGLISSRQFSHNH
- a CDS encoding DUF1549 and DUF1553 domain-containing protein: MIAVSARRNGPLGASLITGSLCLAVGLLGVLGPVRALAGDRQASSGIVSMRLVPEQVVLEGDGAGQRVLVLATGSDGLEREVTAQASLSISHPEVASLGPEGKLVSISDGEATLRASLGGRSALAAVRTSQSGRTDPVSFVTDITRILTRQGCNGSSCHGGVKGRGGFRLSSNAMHPLEDYDWIVQGGGYQVLTDQPRGPRNPRIDRTSPENSLLLLKPTMGQPHGGGMRFEEGSTDYRTILSWIRAGAPYGRAGGTDPVIRRLEVFPEEAVVLEDGRYQMLVTAYFSDGRSQDLTEQVRFESLDREVLEVSSGGRVQGRRVGEAVVLVRAAGKVGHARFGVIRRTLDRFPRVARGNLVDEEVFDKLERFHILPSPPADDAEFLRRVCLDVTGTLPPPARVREFLASRDPQKREKLVEVLLDSAEYVDYWTFRWSDLFRVRLSAYDYWEWIRQSLASNKPYDLVAQERIAAQGSDGASKHLIRAGASVETVVAEQFRVFFGRRMDCAQCHNHPYDLWTQNQFWGLAAFFGRATNVGSGSNQVVFDDPAGHEQDYGEMGETSLVFKQVTHPRRKTRVEPAFLDGTVLAPASRTDQRLELARWMTDHPDFARATVNRYWGHFFGRGLVEPVDDFRLGNPATHPRLLRRLAQDFRDHGYDLKHLIRRIVLSRTYQLSSRANPGNREDRINYSHALPRALEAEVLLDAISTATGVPEDFVPPGGEIYAYETAPPRTRAINLKFPASYRSRFLDIYGRPQRDSVGGRDNKANLSQALHILVGSTYNRKLGRPGGRLETLLSRGASDREAIDEIYLATLSRFPADEESDRLTALVRSHPQRGEALEDLLWALITSREFAENH
- a CDS encoding DUF1501 domain-containing protein; protein product: MKKSSRWIVDGADLSRRSMLRVGALSFMGMNLSRYLQAAPLMTSSDTALPGKAQACILLWLNGGPSHIDMWDPKANSSFKPISTNVPGIQISELLPRSAKHMDKLAVIRSMHTEENNHGMGHHYVMTGHRPNPSMKFPAFSSIITKEMGPRRDVPANIIVPKIHPGYRNYYKAHFLGARYEPLEIPDPNDKGFEVPDLSLPDWLTVERMESRRTFLGVVDQLYRRKVESAEHASMDAFRAQAWNMILSPAVREAFDLSKESEATRDAYGRNTFGQSVLIARRMVEAGSRFVTALDLNRPETGRDWDTHFGNDYQHRDYLVPVVDRTLSALLEDLEQRGLLESTVVVVTGEFGRTHDLNVGGGRDHWCHCFSVVLGGGGIRGGQVIGSSDERGAYVADRMVTVGDLLATIYKAFGIDWTKEYMHPIGRPLKIANSINDETGTPIEELV
- the ispG gene encoding flavodoxin-dependent (E)-4-hydroxy-3-methylbut-2-enyl-diphosphate synthase; its protein translation is MATIQRRQTVAVRVGSVMVGSGYPVAVQSMTNTDTADAVGTASQVAALALSGSELVRITVNNDQAARAVPEIAARLRDLGIEAPLVGDFHYNGHLLLSRYSDCARTLAKYRINPGNVGAGRHRDENFRRMIEVANQNAKPVRIGVNWGSLDQALLARLMDENAASSQPKDSAEVTRDAIVRSGLDSARLAEEYGMPHDRIILSAKVSGVQDLIRVYRDLAGRCDYPLHLGLTEAGMGAKGIVASTAALAVLLQEGIGDTIRVSLTPAPGGDRTEEVQVCQQILQSMGIRSFLPQVTACPGCGRTTSTFFQEMAEEIQSYLKEHMPIWKDRYEGVEDLKVAVMGCIVNGPGESKHAHIGISLPGTGEDPKAPVFVDGQLKTTLRGPGLVAEFLKLIDEYVGSHYSRKDATLPVGQEP
- a CDS encoding DUF1501 domain-containing protein; this translates as MNLPECFSCTGGNFERRQFLRVGGLTFLGVTLSDYFRLTDTLAATGTRKKAESVILIWLSGGPPHMDMWDPKPNSNFKPISTNVAGIQISETLPRVARHMDKLSIIRSMHSEEGNHPEGTYYGMTGHRPSPAFRFPSLGSIVSRELGGQNNIPPYVVTPPLSYGHSYMAGNMGPQYNPMIVPDPSKEDFKIPDLTLPKSLSAELLQDRQSFLKVVDHYYRQQEEFARFSKMDTYQEQALRMILSPNVKKAFDLSAEPDRVREAYGKTRFGQSVLLARRLVEAGCRFVTAEGFNHSEWDIHFDNDKKLSENLAPRFDQALSMLLTELEERGLLETTVVMAMGEFGRTPKINARAGRDHWAHCWSMVLGGGGIKGGQIVGASDERAAYVAERQVTIGDLFATVYKALGVDWTKTYTGLDGRPLYIANSIGDKQGHPVHELV